Proteins encoded in a region of the Nocardia asteroides genome:
- a CDS encoding pilin: MLAVAATTVVLLVPIAGSASAAPPHAEVLAIASSLGEVIDNARNWLVGILAGLATLFLTIAGARYLLGGGDPSEIEKAKTAFRAACLGYALAMLAPVVVAVLKSIIGA; encoded by the coding sequence GTGCTTGCGGTCGCGGCCACGACCGTGGTCCTGCTGGTACCGATCGCCGGATCTGCTTCGGCGGCACCACCGCACGCCGAGGTGCTGGCCATCGCCTCGTCGTTGGGGGAGGTGATCGACAACGCCCGCAACTGGTTGGTGGGCATCCTGGCCGGGCTGGCGACATTGTTCTTGACCATCGCCGGAGCCCGCTATCTGCTCGGCGGCGGTGACCCCAGCGAGATCGAGAAGGCCAAAACCGCCTTCCGCGCCGCGTGCCTGGGATACGCGCTGGCGATGCTGGCACCGGTTGTTGTCGCCGTGCTCAAGTCCATCATCGGAGCCTGA